From Endozoicomonas sp. 8E, the proteins below share one genomic window:
- the recB gene encoding exodeoxyribonuclease V subunit beta: protein MTTDTTQQPAAENHSMAEVANQPLQLDARTFPLHGNRLIEASAGTGKTYTIANLFLRLVLGHGPEHNHKISAHCQPLTVDQILVVTFTEAATEELRDRIRARLHQAREAFEKGLKDDDFIATLMDDLDRHSERARLLLAAERQMDEAAVFTIHGFCQRMLKQHAFESGTLFTNELITDESHLLEQSAADFWRTELYPLDKPLARLARSVWKTPGDLLNDLRGLLGKPGLQVKTGAMPDTLEGFNQKFVEPAVAIRNLWRDDRNTIEDQLLSCGLSKRSKPFTRIAKMAAFADSDALFPVLGKNESWEIYGREILEKALSKKGQLPGHRVFGLIENLLDQPFSIQDAFKSMMLARALSSIQQRSLSIKNQKHQMSFNDLLTRLHQALHQGYGEQLANRLRIQFPVAMIDEFQDTDPLQYAIFSRIYPAHSSPDRDAGLFMIGDPKQAIYAFRGADIFTYMQARKQVSAHYSLDTNWRSSSSMVHSVNRIFEQCLQTSADTSRPPFIYKDIPFLSVKPSPKADRQRLLEANAEVPALTIWWQDNDGTAVGKTDYEQTMTLATADEVNRLLSLAQATIHSDQRQKSLKAGDIAILVRTGRQGLMIREALAKQGIPSVYLSSSDSVFASNEAVDVLRILTACLNPGHDRILRSALATPLLDLTAEALDALNENELAWEEAVEEFSNYHQIWMKQGVLPMLRVMVQKRKLAEKLLAKGHGERRLTDLLHVGELLAAASLELESPHALQRWLSEHLSKPDTNADEQQLHLESERNRVQIVTIHKSKGLEYPVVFLPYICSFREAEEPVYHDSQHTTLDLSGDDQALIKADEERLAEDIRLLYVALTRSVHRCYMGMAPVKSGSGRKGDLTDLHRTAIGWLLNGPEVLDYATLEQKLNHLAESHPAIDFQPVEDLQLPLYQSESEEAPHLVAAEFRGCIQKDWWVTSYSALSRTSHSHKKEQSHHKVQEPDASLETAGLDIEVINEAEAAFTDEQKAETETLDIFTFPKGARPGTFLHALFENLEDLTADTLNDLPRDLSSYVLEQLQMEGFDEKWCSTLDNMLDHCLRAPLNDSGLTLGDLPKRSKKVEMEFYLPVSRLRARELNAILHSEDRLSAEAGLLDFVTVKGMLKGFIDLTFEHDGRWYVLDYKSNWLGDQLADYTRENMQKVMIEHRYDLQYQLYSLALHRQLSSRLPDYDFEQHFGGVYYLFLRGIRKDEPGQPGIFHCRPSKTLIEKLDRLFYGDSALSEEGATKTGVSS, encoded by the coding sequence GCAAAACCTACACAATTGCCAATCTTTTTCTCAGGCTGGTCCTTGGGCACGGACCTGAGCATAACCATAAAATATCAGCCCACTGCCAGCCTTTGACAGTGGACCAGATTCTGGTAGTCACCTTCACCGAGGCAGCCACTGAAGAGCTGAGAGATCGAATTCGTGCCCGACTTCATCAAGCCAGAGAAGCGTTTGAAAAAGGTCTGAAGGATGATGACTTCATAGCAACATTGATGGACGACCTTGATCGTCACTCAGAAAGAGCACGACTATTGCTGGCCGCAGAGCGTCAGATGGATGAGGCAGCGGTATTCACCATACACGGCTTCTGTCAGAGAATGCTGAAACAACATGCCTTTGAAAGTGGCACGCTGTTTACCAATGAGTTGATTACCGACGAATCCCACCTGCTGGAGCAGTCAGCCGCTGACTTCTGGCGCACCGAACTTTACCCACTGGACAAGCCTCTGGCACGACTGGCGCGATCTGTCTGGAAAACCCCTGGCGATCTGCTTAACGATCTCCGAGGGCTATTGGGTAAACCGGGGCTGCAAGTCAAAACCGGTGCAATGCCTGATACCCTTGAAGGTTTCAACCAAAAGTTTGTTGAACCCGCTGTGGCCATCAGAAATTTATGGCGTGACGATCGCAATACCATAGAAGATCAGCTGCTGTCTTGTGGTCTCAGTAAAAGAAGCAAACCTTTCACGCGAATAGCCAAAATGGCAGCTTTTGCCGATAGCGATGCCCTCTTCCCGGTTCTTGGCAAAAACGAGAGCTGGGAAATCTATGGCAGGGAGATTCTGGAAAAGGCCCTGTCCAAAAAAGGCCAACTGCCCGGGCACAGGGTTTTTGGTCTCATCGAAAATCTGCTGGATCAGCCCTTCAGCATACAGGATGCCTTCAAAAGCATGATGCTCGCCAGAGCCCTGTCCAGCATTCAGCAGAGAAGCCTGTCGATCAAAAACCAGAAGCATCAGATGTCTTTTAACGACCTTCTGACCCGTCTCCATCAGGCACTGCATCAAGGTTACGGCGAACAGTTGGCAAACAGGCTGCGAATCCAGTTTCCGGTGGCCATGATCGATGAGTTTCAGGATACCGACCCACTGCAGTATGCTATCTTCAGCCGAATCTATCCCGCTCACTCAAGCCCGGACCGTGATGCCGGACTGTTTATGATAGGCGACCCCAAACAGGCCATCTATGCTTTCAGGGGCGCCGATATTTTCACTTATATGCAGGCCAGAAAGCAGGTTTCAGCACACTACTCACTGGATACCAACTGGCGCTCCAGCAGCAGCATGGTGCACAGTGTAAACCGGATTTTTGAGCAGTGTCTGCAAACATCCGCTGATACAAGTCGTCCTCCTTTTATCTACAAAGACATTCCCTTTTTATCCGTCAAACCTTCACCGAAAGCTGACCGTCAACGGCTGTTGGAAGCAAACGCTGAGGTTCCGGCGCTGACAATCTGGTGGCAGGATAACGACGGCACTGCGGTGGGCAAAACAGATTATGAGCAGACAATGACTCTGGCGACAGCCGATGAAGTCAACCGATTGCTGAGCCTGGCTCAGGCTACCATTCATTCAGACCAACGGCAAAAGTCTTTAAAAGCCGGAGATATTGCCATTCTGGTAAGAACCGGCCGACAAGGCCTGATGATCAGGGAAGCCTTGGCAAAACAGGGGATTCCCAGTGTTTATCTGAGCAGCAGTGACTCGGTGTTTGCCTCAAATGAAGCGGTTGATGTGCTAAGAATTCTCACTGCCTGCCTCAATCCGGGCCACGATAGAATCTTAAGATCCGCCCTAGCAACGCCATTGTTGGATCTGACGGCTGAGGCCCTGGATGCACTGAATGAAAATGAGCTTGCCTGGGAAGAGGCCGTCGAAGAGTTTTCCAACTACCACCAGATCTGGATGAAGCAGGGTGTTCTGCCCATGCTCAGAGTCATGGTGCAAAAACGCAAACTGGCAGAAAAGCTGTTAGCAAAAGGCCATGGCGAGCGACGTCTGACAGACCTGCTGCATGTGGGTGAGCTGCTGGCAGCAGCCAGCCTCGAGCTGGAGAGCCCCCACGCTCTGCAGAGATGGCTGTCTGAACACCTGAGCAAGCCGGACACCAATGCCGATGAGCAGCAGCTGCATCTTGAAAGCGAACGCAACCGGGTCCAGATTGTCACCATCCATAAATCCAAGGGGCTGGAATACCCTGTCGTGTTTTTGCCCTATATCTGTAGTTTCAGGGAAGCGGAAGAGCCGGTTTATCATGACAGCCAGCACACCACCTTAGACCTATCCGGTGATGATCAGGCCCTGATTAAAGCCGATGAAGAAAGACTGGCTGAAGACATTCGACTGTTGTATGTAGCACTCACTCGTTCAGTTCATCGTTGCTACATGGGCATGGCTCCCGTCAAAAGTGGTTCGGGACGGAAAGGTGACCTGACCGATCTGCACAGAACGGCCATTGGCTGGTTGTTGAACGGCCCTGAAGTGCTTGATTATGCAACACTGGAGCAGAAACTGAACCATTTGGCCGAAAGCCACCCTGCCATTGATTTCCAACCCGTTGAAGACCTTCAACTGCCTCTTTACCAGAGCGAATCTGAAGAGGCTCCTCATCTTGTCGCAGCAGAGTTCCGGGGTTGCATCCAGAAGGACTGGTGGGTCACCAGCTATTCCGCATTGTCCAGAACCTCCCACTCTCATAAAAAAGAGCAAAGTCACCACAAAGTTCAGGAGCCTGATGCCTCTCTGGAAACAGCCGGTCTGGATATCGAAGTAATCAATGAGGCAGAAGCAGCTTTTACCGATGAGCAAAAGGCCGAAACGGAAACATTGGATATTTTCACTTTTCCAAAAGGCGCTCGACCCGGTACCTTTCTGCACGCTCTGTTCGAAAATCTCGAAGATCTGACAGCAGATACATTGAATGACCTGCCCCGGGATTTATCCAGCTATGTTCTTGAACAATTGCAAATGGAAGGCTTTGATGAGAAGTGGTGTTCTACCCTCGACAATATGCTCGATCATTGCCTGAGAGCGCCATTGAACGACAGCGGACTCACTCTGGGTGATCTGCCCAAGCGTTCCAAAAAAGTTGAGATGGAGTTTTATCTGCCAGTGAGCAGACTCAGAGCCAGAGAACTAAACGCTATCCTGCATTCGGAGGACAGACTGTCAGCCGAGGCAGGGTTACTGGACTTTGTAACCGTGAAAGGCATGTTAAAAGGCTTTATCGATCTGACCTTTGAACATGATGGCCGCTGGTATGTTCTCGATTACAAGTCAAACTGGCTCGGAGACCAGCTCGCCGATTACACTCGGGAAAACATGCAGAAGGTCATGATTGAGCACCGTTACGATCTTCAATACCAGCTCTATTCACTGGCACTGCACAGGCAGCTGAGTAGCAGACTGCCAGATTATGACTTTGAGCAACATTTCGGAGGGGTTTATTACCTGTTTCTCAGAGGTATCCGAAAAGATGAGCCAGGCCAGCCGGGCATTTTCCACTGTCGCCCCAGTAAAACCCTGATTGAAAAACTGGATCGTCTTTTTTATGGAGACTCTGCCCTGAGTGAAGAAGGCGCCACCAAAACCGGAGTCTCTTCATGA
- the recD gene encoding exodeoxyribonuclease V subunit alpha codes for MINAIKHLYQQGKIRPLDYQFARFIHELDDTPCVVMVAALISHELGRGNLCLEFSHLFHKPLFELSLANSNALRALADIDSQSEDKLISLLLSSSVISKGETNTPLILDAKRLYLYRYWQHECLVARHLLKEVKQSEDFQETRTILDRLFQRNYSTLLENRPDTSDSKALREYLIKWLDVEFPEAIDWQECIQTLLSARETADLKVFDQTIPQHYCLNWQKVVAAMAATQPLVIISGGPGTGKTTTVTRLLAMLVEKGLKSDKIPDIRLVAPTGKASARLTESMGGALPALHCSEEVRKLIPSQAGTIHRLLGVIPNRPEFRHNASNPLHLDVLVVDEASMVDLTLMRQLLDALPDHARIILLGDRDQLASVDAGSVLGDICSAAEGGYSQAQADTLERLTGFDLKSWTTRQMSTVKENDVTAFFSERNRAINDRFCQLQKSYRFDDRSGIGSLAKAVNQGDTRLTKKVFQQTFDDIALHPVDDSSYQQLMSLCAQGYTPYLQAINDQQDEKTVLDAFNRFRLLCALREGRWGVEGLNDGIRSALARCNLIPSEGLWYVGRPVLITRNAHDLGLYNGDIGIALPDHNGRLKVVFELPDGSLKHLLPSRLPEHQTVFAMTIHKSQGSEFPHTVMALPEQMTPILTRELVYTGITRAKARLDLFALPQILFKAIQHKTLRSSGLKDRLINH; via the coding sequence ATGATCAATGCCATTAAGCATCTTTACCAGCAAGGCAAGATTCGCCCCCTGGATTACCAGTTTGCCCGTTTTATTCATGAACTGGACGACACACCCTGTGTGGTAATGGTGGCAGCCCTCATCAGTCATGAGCTGGGTCGAGGCAACCTCTGTCTGGAGTTCAGTCATTTATTTCACAAGCCACTGTTCGAATTGAGTCTGGCAAACAGCAACGCACTCAGGGCTTTAGCAGACATTGACAGTCAATCCGAAGACAAACTGATCAGTCTTCTGCTCTCAAGCTCTGTTATCAGCAAAGGTGAAACCAATACGCCTCTGATTCTCGACGCTAAGCGACTCTACCTCTATCGATACTGGCAACATGAGTGCCTGGTTGCCCGACACCTGCTCAAAGAGGTAAAACAGTCAGAAGACTTTCAGGAAACCCGAACCATTCTGGATCGACTGTTTCAGCGAAACTATTCCACTCTTCTTGAGAATCGTCCCGATACCAGCGATTCGAAAGCCCTCCGGGAATACCTCATAAAATGGCTCGATGTAGAATTTCCTGAGGCCATTGACTGGCAAGAATGTATCCAGACGCTGCTGTCTGCCAGAGAGACTGCAGACCTTAAGGTTTTCGATCAAACAATCCCGCAACACTATTGCCTGAACTGGCAGAAAGTAGTAGCGGCCATGGCAGCGACTCAACCTCTGGTCATCATCAGTGGTGGACCAGGAACAGGTAAAACAACAACGGTCACAAGACTGCTGGCCATGCTGGTTGAGAAAGGACTGAAGAGTGACAAAATACCGGACATCCGACTGGTGGCACCCACTGGTAAAGCCTCTGCCCGGCTCACTGAATCAATGGGGGGCGCCCTGCCCGCTCTTCATTGCAGTGAAGAGGTCCGTAAGCTGATTCCAAGTCAGGCTGGCACGATTCATAGGCTATTGGGTGTTATCCCTAACCGACCAGAATTTCGCCACAACGCCAGCAACCCTCTGCATCTGGATGTTCTGGTAGTGGATGAAGCCTCTATGGTTGATCTGACACTGATGCGTCAACTGCTGGATGCACTGCCTGATCATGCCAGGATCATATTGCTGGGTGACAGGGATCAGCTGGCTTCTGTTGATGCTGGCAGTGTACTGGGTGATATTTGTTCTGCGGCTGAGGGTGGTTATTCACAAGCTCAGGCTGACACACTGGAACGATTAACCGGCTTTGATCTAAAGTCATGGACAACACGACAAATGTCCACAGTAAAAGAGAACGATGTAACAGCGTTTTTTTCAGAAAGAAATCGGGCCATCAATGACCGCTTCTGCCAGCTTCAGAAAAGTTACCGATTTGATGACCGATCGGGCATCGGCTCGCTGGCCAAGGCTGTCAACCAAGGCGACACCAGACTGACAAAGAAGGTATTTCAGCAAACATTTGATGATATTGCCCTGCACCCGGTGGACGATAGCAGCTACCAGCAACTGATGTCACTCTGTGCACAGGGCTATACCCCCTATCTTCAGGCCATTAATGATCAGCAAGATGAAAAAACGGTTCTGGATGCCTTTAACCGTTTTCGCTTGCTCTGTGCACTAAGGGAGGGTCGCTGGGGTGTTGAAGGACTCAATGATGGCATTCGCTCAGCTCTGGCAAGGTGCAACCTGATTCCATCAGAAGGCTTATGGTATGTCGGCCGCCCGGTACTGATTACCCGAAATGCCCATGACCTCGGCCTGTACAACGGTGATATTGGCATTGCTCTTCCTGATCACAATGGCCGCCTGAAAGTGGTCTTTGAATTACCCGACGGTAGCCTCAAGCATCTACTGCCCAGTCGGTTGCCAGAGCATCAGACGGTCTTTGCCATGACAATACACAAGAGCCAGGGGTCAGAATTCCCTCACACCGTCATGGCACTTCCAGAACAGATGACACCGATTCTTACCCGGGAACTGGTTTATACCGGCATCACCCGGGCCAAGGCCAGACTGGATCTGTTTGCACTGCCGCAGATTCTGTTCAAAGCCATTCAACATAAGACCCTGCGTTCATCAGGATTGAAAGACAGGCTCATTAACCACTAA
- the ansA gene encoding asparaginase yields MTKKIYIIYTGGTIGMKPTDSGYAPSGNMQALLDEKLPPHVRQGLPDFDLVEYEELIDSSNIRPQNWKQIATDIADHYEDYDGFVVLHGTDTMAFSSSMMSFMLRNLDKPVIFTGSQIPLCEPRSDGLENFVGALIIATDKRINEVCLYFNGRLMRGNRARKQNAYLFDAFDSPNFPWLGRADINIELNDLLLLKPENKPEFHLECSEDTQVGIVQLFPGITAQWLEAALNQPQKAFIIRTYGTGNGPDDDPALLDALKKATDAGKIIVNLTQCHRGAVHQGSYAAGSALAKAGVTGGLDTTTEAMFCKLHHLLSKGHSTQEIRELVGKSIAGEMTI; encoded by the coding sequence ATGACCAAGAAAATCTACATTATTTACACCGGCGGCACCATCGGCATGAAACCCACTGATTCGGGTTATGCTCCCTCTGGTAATATGCAGGCGCTTCTGGATGAAAAACTGCCTCCCCACGTCCGTCAGGGTCTGCCCGACTTTGACCTGGTGGAGTATGAGGAATTGATCGACTCCAGTAATATCCGCCCACAAAACTGGAAGCAGATAGCAACGGACATTGCTGATCACTATGAAGACTACGATGGTTTTGTGGTTTTGCACGGTACCGACACCATGGCATTTTCCAGCTCCATGATGTCTTTTATGCTTCGCAATCTCGATAAACCGGTTATCTTCACCGGCTCCCAGATCCCTCTGTGTGAACCTCGTAGTGACGGACTGGAAAATTTTGTCGGGGCCCTGATTATCGCCACTGATAAGCGCATCAATGAAGTGTGCTTGTACTTTAACGGTCGTTTAATGCGCGGCAACCGGGCTCGCAAGCAAAATGCCTATCTTTTTGATGCCTTTGACTCTCCCAACTTCCCTTGGTTGGGACGTGCTGATATCAATATCGAGCTCAATGATCTACTGTTGTTGAAGCCTGAAAACAAACCAGAATTTCATCTTGAATGCTCTGAAGATACCCAGGTCGGCATTGTGCAACTTTTCCCCGGTATCACAGCCCAGTGGCTGGAAGCGGCCCTTAACCAGCCTCAAAAAGCCTTTATCATAAGGACTTATGGCACAGGGAATGGCCCTGATGACGACCCGGCCCTGCTGGACGCACTGAAAAAGGCGACAGATGCCGGAAAAATCATTGTCAATCTGACCCAATGCCACAGGGGCGCTGTTCATCAAGGCAGTTATGCCGCAGGCTCTGCACTGGCCAAAGCGGGGGTAACCGGTGGTCTGGATACCACGACTGAAGCCATGTTCTGTAAGCTTCATCATTTACTGTCAAAAGGCCACTCAACACAGGAGATCAGAGAGCTGGTCGGAAAGAGTATTGCTGGTGAGATGACGATCTGA
- the ung gene encoding uracil-DNA glycosylase, whose translation MQEIRLEPSWKSHLQSEFNKEYMQVLRSFLLNEKAAGKTIYPKGSEYFRAMELTPFEKVKVVILGQDPYHGPGQAHGLSFSVRPDVRIPPSLINMYKELQNDLGIPPASHGCLEHWAEQGVLLLNSVLTVEHKQAASHQKRGWEQFTDRVIAELNNKREGLVFILWGGYAQRKGQFIDRSKHRVLQTVHPSPLSAHRGFFGSRPFSQANDYLTSRGVQPIDWQLP comes from the coding sequence ATGCAGGAAATCAGACTGGAGCCCTCTTGGAAGTCTCATTTGCAGAGTGAGTTCAACAAGGAGTATATGCAGGTTCTGCGTAGCTTTCTGTTGAATGAAAAAGCCGCTGGTAAAACGATTTACCCAAAAGGCAGTGAATATTTTCGGGCTATGGAGCTGACACCTTTTGAAAAGGTCAAGGTGGTGATTCTCGGGCAGGATCCCTATCACGGCCCGGGTCAGGCTCATGGACTCAGTTTCTCGGTGCGTCCGGATGTTCGTATTCCTCCCTCACTGATCAATATGTATAAAGAGCTGCAAAATGATCTCGGGATTCCTCCTGCCAGTCATGGTTGTCTGGAACACTGGGCTGAGCAGGGGGTTTTGCTGCTCAACAGCGTCTTGACCGTTGAGCACAAACAGGCCGCTTCCCATCAGAAGCGAGGCTGGGAGCAGTTTACCGACAGAGTGATTGCTGAACTGAACAATAAGAGAGAAGGGCTGGTGTTTATCCTCTGGGGTGGTTATGCCCAACGTAAAGGGCAATTCATTGACCGCAGCAAACATCGGGTATTGCAGACTGTGCACCCTTCGCCTCTGTCAGCACATCGGGGCTTCTTTGGCAGCCGACCTTTCTCCCAGGCCAACGATTATCTGACTTCCAGAGGCGTTCAGCCCATCGACTGGCAGCTGCCATGA
- a CDS encoding RNA-guided endonuclease TnpB family protein: MLLAHKIELRPTKQQADYLDRACGSRRHAFNQLLAHFNQEGVKWSKKAANEKYQELRLEFPWYAEVSQRVTRNTIDDLHDAFTHFFRRVKKGEKAGYPRFKKRGLHDSFSLREKPKFDVDGRTLRIEKLKTRIKMRQELRFTGTPCQVTISKRAGKYFASILVDTEDYEPKAQSSESVGVDFGVKDLAICSNGKTFAANQKLKGSLKRLNSKQRALSRKTKGSNRYAKAKRAVAKLHYRISNQRSAVLHEVSDYLTSRFKIITLENLNVKGMVKNRKLARAISDAGFGKLRELVEYKAELRGCQVVIADRFFPSSKKCAVHTCDYVNDNLTLSDREWRCPKCKTLHDRDYSASFNLDNYGRDTLQLDPKPYARVESDTIRRASMSTA; the protein is encoded by the coding sequence ATGTTGTTAGCTCACAAGATTGAACTCAGACCGACAAAACAACAAGCCGATTATCTTGATAGGGCTTGTGGTTCCCGTCGTCATGCGTTCAATCAACTGTTAGCCCATTTCAATCAAGAAGGCGTTAAATGGTCAAAGAAGGCTGCGAATGAAAAATACCAAGAACTCAGGCTTGAGTTTCCCTGGTATGCCGAAGTCAGCCAACGTGTCACCAGGAACACAATCGACGATCTTCATGACGCCTTTACTCACTTCTTTCGTCGGGTGAAGAAAGGAGAAAAAGCAGGTTATCCAAGATTCAAGAAGCGAGGACTACACGACAGTTTTTCTCTCAGAGAAAAACCCAAGTTCGATGTTGATGGCAGAACACTTCGCATTGAGAAACTGAAAACCCGCATCAAGATGCGCCAGGAGCTGAGATTTACAGGAACACCCTGTCAGGTGACGATCAGTAAGCGAGCCGGAAAGTATTTCGCTTCTATTTTGGTAGACACTGAGGATTACGAACCAAAAGCACAAAGCAGTGAGTCTGTAGGCGTTGATTTTGGCGTCAAAGATTTAGCGATTTGTTCGAATGGCAAAACCTTTGCTGCTAATCAGAAACTGAAGGGCTCTCTGAAACGCCTTAACAGTAAACAGAGAGCGTTAAGCCGCAAAACAAAGGGAAGCAACCGCTACGCGAAAGCCAAGCGAGCGGTTGCCAAACTGCATTACCGGATAAGTAACCAGCGATCAGCCGTACTACATGAGGTAAGTGATTATCTGACGTCAAGATTCAAAATAATCACCCTCGAAAATCTGAATGTCAAAGGCATGGTAAAAAACCGCAAACTGGCAAGAGCAATCAGTGACGCAGGTTTCGGTAAGCTGAGAGAACTTGTTGAATACAAGGCAGAGCTGAGAGGATGCCAGGTTGTGATTGCAGATCGGTTCTTTCCCAGCTCGAAGAAGTGTGCGGTTCATACTTGCGACTACGTAAATGACAATCTTACTCTGTCTGATCGTGAGTGGCGGTGTCCAAAATGTAAAACTCTGCATGATAGGGATTACAGTGCGAGTTTTAACCTTGATAATTATGGTCGAGACACGTTACAGCTCGACCCTAAACCCTACGCAAGAGTGGAGTCAGACACGATTCGTCGTGCATCCATGTCGACGGCGTAG
- a CDS encoding recombinase family protein translates to MHGTDPVTLRKSESTGELLPARKTKVGTCYSDVSELMGYSNEAAPTLCYCRVSSHDQKPDLDRQQELLEAYCSIEGWRTQVIRKNA, encoded by the coding sequence TTGCATGGTACAGACCCAGTAACACTACGAAAATCGGAAAGTACAGGTGAGCTGCTTCCTGCCAGAAAGACCAAAGTTGGAACTTGTTACTCCGACGTGTCTGAATTGATGGGCTACAGTAACGAAGCTGCGCCTACGCTTTGCTATTGCAGAGTATCCAGTCACGACCAAAAGCCAGACTTAGACAGGCAGCAAGAGTTACTGGAAGCCTACTGTTCTATAGAAGGTTGGCGAACTCAGGTTATACGAAAAAATGCTTGA
- a CDS encoding TetR family transcriptional regulator, translated as MEATYSDERNCVLTQVAQNEGAALGNGTLKYQGRKTSRANSEQRRRTILEAALRIVVRDGVRGVRHRAVAKEAQVPLSATTYYFKDISDLITDTFTLFVEMGAETFKAFWEESDDQLQKALALLDDSNDSRGQFVDQMLVLAVDYVGNQLTEHRDYLIAERAFQLECLRNENLRPIAFKHQTYLLNSLVSLFKRTGSSQPETDAQLFASFIAQVEYEGLLQKGGLDMAPIKQRLRRQIMLMFKH; from the coding sequence ATGGAAGCAACGTACAGTGACGAAAGAAACTGCGTCCTAACGCAGGTGGCCCAGAATGAAGGAGCAGCTCTCGGAAATGGAACTCTGAAATACCAGGGGCGTAAAACCAGTCGGGCCAATAGTGAACAACGCCGTCGAACCATATTGGAGGCAGCATTGAGGATCGTAGTAAGAGATGGCGTTCGTGGTGTCAGACACCGCGCTGTAGCCAAGGAAGCTCAGGTACCTCTCTCTGCAACCACCTATTACTTCAAAGATATTTCTGACCTTATTACAGACACCTTTACCCTGTTTGTGGAAATGGGGGCTGAAACCTTCAAGGCATTCTGGGAAGAGTCAGACGATCAGCTGCAAAAGGCGCTTGCCCTGCTGGATGACTCCAATGATTCCAGAGGTCAGTTTGTTGATCAGATGCTGGTTCTGGCGGTTGATTACGTTGGTAATCAGCTGACGGAACATCGTGATTACCTGATCGCAGAGCGGGCTTTCCAGCTGGAGTGCCTGAGAAATGAAAATCTGCGTCCTATCGCTTTTAAACATCAGACTTACCTTCTCAACAGTCTGGTTTCACTGTTTAAGCGCACAGGCTCATCACAGCCAGAAACCGATGCTCAGCTGTTTGCCTCATTCATTGCCCAGGTTGAGTATGAGGGGCTGTTGCAGAAAGGTGGACTGGATATGGCTCCGATCAAACAAAGACTGCGTCGCCAGATAATGTTGATGTTTAAACATTGA